The Arachis ipaensis cultivar K30076 chromosome B07, Araip1.1, whole genome shotgun sequence genome includes a window with the following:
- the LOC107607037 gene encoding uncharacterized protein LOC107607037 — protein MDSRIKKFEEEIKKIDDMVSAGNYDGTMEARRKALVTCCAKWYVRKEIHWKQMSRSQHAREMDKNTRYFHNIASARRRNNIIDSLVINGRLIRNQARIKTTITGFYKELYRQEHAPLVGIREGLVKKIDEDDAAVLEEMPSVEEVREAVWDCESSKAPGGDGYNMNFIKKCWGEIGQEFIGAVLGFF, from the coding sequence ATGGACAGCAGGATAAAaaagtttgaggaagagattaaGAAGATTGATGATATGGTTAGTGCTGGTAATTATGATGGAACAATGGAGGCTAGAAGGAAGGCACTAGTGACTTGCTGTGCGAAGTGGTATGTCAGAAAAGAGatccattggaagcagatgtcccgATCCCAACATGCTCGAGAAATGGACAAGAACACTAGGTACTTCCACAACATAGCATCGGCAAGAAGGAGGAACAACATAATCGATTCTTTAGTGATTAATGGAAGACTGATACGAAATCAGGCCAGAATAAAGACTACGATTACAGGCTTTTATAAAGAACTGTATAGGCAGGAGCATGCTCCTTTGGTTGGGATCCGTGAGGGACTGGTCAAGAAGATTGATGAAGACGATGCAGCAGTGTTAGAGGAAATGCCATCAGTCGAGGAAGTACGAGAGGCAGTTTGGGATTGTGAGTCCAGTAAAGCACCGGGTGGTGATGGCTATAatatgaacttcataaagaagTGTTGGGGGGAGATTGGTCAGGAGTTTATTGGAGCTGTGTTGGGCTTTTTTTAG
- the LOC107607036 gene encoding uncharacterized protein LOC107607036, whose product MVGCVYKVISKVLVRRMQLVMPQLVGETQSAFVKDRKIHDGALIACETVQCLKLRKKQAAIVKLDFQKVYDRVRWSFVDIVLQKMGFGITWRTWVKECVTTTSMSVLINGFLSKPFKMERGLRQRDSLSPFLFVLIVDVLHRMVGDAVRNGRISPLLVGRDNIELSHLQFADDTILFCPQDTETLVNYKRLLRCFELMSGLSINFDKSSIISINCEKEWVTNVCGLLGCAEAVLPVRYLGISY is encoded by the coding sequence ATGGTTGGCTGTGTTTATAAGGTGATATCCAAAGTGCTGGTAAGAAGAATGCAGTTAGTGATGCCACAGTTAGTGGGGGAGACTCAATCTGCGTTTGTTAAGGACCGCAAAATACATGATGGTGCTCTCATTGCTTGTGAAACGGTCCAATGCCTGAAGTTGAGAAAGAAGCAGGCGGCTATTGTTAAATTAGACTTCCAGAAAGTATACGACAGAGTGAGATGGAGTTTTGTGGATATAGTGCTACAGAAGATGGGGTTTGGTATTACATGGAGGACTTGGGTGAAAGAATGTGTGACTACAACGTCTATGTCGGTGTTGATCAATGGTTTTCTATCCAAACCATTCAAGATGGAGAGAGGACTCAGACAAAGAGACTCCCTATCGCCTTTCCTGTTTGTTCTTATTGTTGATGTGCTACACAGGATGGTGGGCGATGCGGTAAGAAATGGAAGAATTTCTCCACTGCTAGTGGGAAGGGACAATATAGAACTGTCGCATCTCCAGTTTGCAGATGATACGATATTGTTTTGTCCACAGGACACAGAGACGCTTGTGAATTATAAGAGGCTATTGAGGTGCTTTGAGTTAATGTCTGGCCTGAGTATCAACTTTGATAAGTCGAGCATAATTTCAATCAACTGTGAGAAGGAATGGGTGACGAATGTGTGTGGTTTGTTGGGATGTGCCGAAGCTGTGTTACCTGTTAGGTACCTAGGAATTTCGTATTAA
- the LOC107607035 gene encoding delta-aminolevulinic acid dehydratase 1, chloroplastic-like isoform X2 has product MQQGLPRPLHLFAVRASDSHNGNHAGLLHKLGLSDAECEAAVVASNVPEAPPIPPKPASLVGTPVVPSLPLNRRPRHNRRMPALREAFQETTISPANFVYPIFIHEGEEDTPTGAMPGCYRLGWRHGLVQEVVIYSCFCISY; this is encoded by the exons ATGCAACAGGGCCTTCCTCGCCCTCTCCACCTCTTTGCCGTTAGAGCAAGTGATTCCCACAACGGTAACCATGCAGGTCTACTCCACAAGCTTGGCCTCTCCGACGCAGAATGCGAAGCCGCCGTTGTTGCCAGTAACGTCCCGGAGGCACCTCCGATTCCCCCTAAACCAGCTTCTCTGGTTGGAACTCCCGTCGTCCCTTCACTT CCACTTAACAGGCGTCCTCGACACAACCGGAGGATGCCGGCGCTGAGGGAAGCTTTTCAGGAGACAACAATATCGCCTGCGAATTTCGTGTATCCAATTTTCATTCATGAAG GTGAGGAGGACACTCCAACTGGGGCTATGCCGGGATGCTACAGGCTTGGATGGAGGCATGGACTTGTGCAAGAGGTTGTTATTTACTCTTGTTTCTGTATCTCCTACTAA
- the LOC107607035 gene encoding delta-aminolevulinic acid dehydratase 1, chloroplastic-like isoform X1: MQQGLPRPLHLFAVRASDSHNGNHAGLLHKLGLSDAECEAAVVASNVPEAPPIPPKPASLVGTPVVPSLPLNRRPRHNRRMPALREAFQETTISPANFVYPIFIHEAIELAGEEDTPTGAMPGCYRLGWRHGLVQEVVIYSCFCISY, from the exons ATGCAACAGGGCCTTCCTCGCCCTCTCCACCTCTTTGCCGTTAGAGCAAGTGATTCCCACAACGGTAACCATGCAGGTCTACTCCACAAGCTTGGCCTCTCCGACGCAGAATGCGAAGCCGCCGTTGTTGCCAGTAACGTCCCGGAGGCACCTCCGATTCCCCCTAAACCAGCTTCTCTGGTTGGAACTCCCGTCGTCCCTTCACTT CCACTTAACAGGCGTCCTCGACACAACCGGAGGATGCCGGCGCTGAGGGAAGCTTTTCAGGAGACAACAATATCGCCTGCGAATTTCGTGTATCCAATTTTCATTCATGAAG CAATTGAACTTGCAGGTGAGGAGGACACTCCAACTGGGGCTATGCCGGGATGCTACAGGCTTGGATGGAGGCATGGACTTGTGCAAGAGGTTGTTATTTACTCTTGTTTCTGTATCTCCTACTAA
- the LOC107610066 gene encoding uncharacterized protein LOC107610066: MKTLNCSIFVVVAIAIAIAIAVAVAASSSPPQPQPQPFISLPLAPIRQRALTISFPVVSSVDASPQVATWERKFDIEKTKLMCANMLKWRKEFSSDTIVELRRERIDERMKALQELVSSINKDEPPSERKIAKLCEYAAKKSFLDSKAKYFEERCYKELRSKHIKLVNIVPETFNKLISHCKVQMIEKSQITVILSCRVF; encoded by the exons ATGAAAACCCTAAATTGCAGCATCTTTGTCGTTGTCGCCATCGCCATCGCCATCGCCATCGCCGTCGCCGTCGCCGCCTCCTCGTCACCGCCACAGCCACAGCCACAGCCGTTCATCTCCTTGCCGCTAGCGCCAATACGACAACGTGCTTTGACAATCTCTTTTCCCGTTGTCTCTTCCGTCGACGCATCTCCTCAGGTCGCGACGTG GGAAAGAAAATTTGATATCGAAAAAACAAAGCTAATGTGTGCTAACATGCTCAAGTGGAGGAAAGAATTTAGTTCAGACACTATTGTAGAG TTACGTCGTGAGAGGATTGATGAAAGAATGAAGGCATTGCAGGAATTAGTTTCCAGCATCAATAAG GATGAGCCCCCAAGTGAAAGGAAGATTGCCAAATTGTGTGAATATGCTGCAAAAAAATCCTTTTTGGATTCCAAAG CAAAATATTTTGAAGAAAGGTGCTACAAGGAGCTCCGATCTAAGCACATCAAACTTGTCAATATTGTACCTGAAACTTTCAACAAGTTGATTTCTCATTGTAAAGTGCAAAT GATTGAAAAATCTCAAATCACAGTTATACTCAGCTGTCGAGTATTTTGA
- the LOC107608445 gene encoding uncharacterized protein LOC107608445 — translation MPTQNSYHLNQKRLWRFVGFMSSVNGFLCYAKSSSFKRLFGEWNLLKIILYTLLSFSISIIMLFPKKYRISRSFLLKAYVGVLVLLLTSLYSFFYDKSNNGKPDLLGIFSSASFALMSLSLSWQIDLGFEAELLSFFLGCLTVQLMKINLMFSIVAAIFCYSLMILRSKSESQSHVGTLRTQDHVTVEIGATDGVVEKGDDDYLNSFQYLEQQKQDDRCNWRKYEEKLMMHEYEELIG, via the coding sequence ATGCCAACCCAGAATTCCTACCATCTAAACCAGAAAAGACTATGGAGATTTGTGGGATTTATGTCAAGTGTCAATGGATTTCTCTGTTATGCTAAGAGTTCCTCTTTCAAACGTCTATTTGGAGAGTGGAACTTGTTGAAGATCATTCTTTACACCCTGTTAAGTTTCAGCATCAGCATCATCATGCTATTTCCCAAGAAATACAGGATTTCAAGGAGCTTCTTGCTTAAAGCTTACGTGGGTGTTTTGGTTTTGCTACTAACCTCTCTCTACTCATTTTTCTATGATAAATCTAACAACGGAAAACCAGACCTACTAGGCATTTTTTCGAGTGCTTCTTTTGCTTTGATGTCTTTGTCCCTGTCATGGCAAATTGATCTTGGCTTTGAAGCTGAGCTCCTCAGTTTCTTCCTTGGATGCCTAACTGTTCAACTCATGAAGATCAACTTGATGTTTTCCATCGTTGCAGCCATCTTTTGCTACTCTCTCATGATTCTTCGTTCCAAATCGGAATCTCAATCGCATGTTGGAACACTAAGAACGCAAGACCATGTAACAGTAGAAATCGGAGCTACAGATGGAGTAGTTGAAAAAGGAGATGATGACTACTTAAACTCCTTCCAATATCTCGAACAACAAAAGCAGGATGATAGATGCAATTGGAGAAAATATGAAGAGAAACTGATGATGCACGAGTATGAAGAATTAATAGGCTAA